The following proteins come from a genomic window of Thermodesulfobacteriota bacterium:
- a CDS encoding FtsX-like permease family protein: MRTMEVAHHGVKDFQMVVPQELLKQSQKTRRMFNIILGAIAGISLLVGGIGIMNIMLATVSERMKEIGIRRAVGATRGHIIVQFLAESVILTFTGGIFGVAAGIGAVVLITTVAEWETAVTGGAILLPLIVSVLVGIFFGLYPACRAAWMNPIAALRYE; encoded by the coding sequence ATGCGTACCATGGAGGTGGCGCATCACGGGGTAAAGGATTTTCAGATGGTTGTTCCTCAGGAACTTTTGAAGCAATCGCAGAAGACGAGGCGAATGTTTAATATTATTTTGGGTGCCATTGCCGGAATTTCCCTGCTGGTGGGAGGTATTGGAATTATGAATATCATGCTGGCAACGGTATCTGAACGCATGAAGGAGATAGGCATCAGACGTGCGGTGGGTGCAACGCGGGGCCATATTATCGTGCAGTTTCTGGCAGAATCGGTCATTCTTACATTTACCGGAGGGATCTTTGGGGTTGCGGCAGGCATCGGTGCGGTCGTGCTGATCACCACGGTTGCCGAGTGGGAAACTGCGGTGACCGGTGGGGCGATTTTGTTACCGCTGATTGTTTCTGTGCTGGTGGGAATTTTTTTCGGCCTGTATCCAGCCTGCCGGGCGGCATGGATGAATCCGATTGCCGCACTAAGATACGAGTAG
- a CDS encoding DUF6036 family nucleotidyltransferase, producing MRYRLNKSRLLEILREWNRFLKRKVHLIACGGTAITLMGVKPSTKDVDFMVPKDREHAYLTKQLKSMGYKLVTGSGWKRIGEDFQFDLFRGNRIHTTELMNSPLEEGGHSFLFEFSYLYIGILNDYDLIVSKLMRGSTVDFEDCLNLTEAHQTTIDMSRLIRHFYDMISYDVSQDRLKPNIDHFLRLLRKKGLYD from the coding sequence ATGAGATATCGATTAAATAAAAGCCGTCTTCTCGAAATTCTGAGAGAATGGAACCGTTTCCTCAAGCGTAAAGTCCACTTGATTGCCTGTGGTGGTACAGCGATAACTTTGATGGGGGTAAAACCTTCAACCAAAGATGTCGACTTCATGGTACCAAAGGACAGAGAGCACGCTTACCTGACAAAACAATTAAAATCAATGGGTTACAAACTGGTAACTGGCTCCGGATGGAAAAGAATTGGAGAGGATTTTCAGTTCGATCTTTTTCGTGGAAATCGTATTCATACAACCGAACTTATGAATTCCCCTCTTGAAGAAGGAGGGCACTCTTTTCTATTTGAGTTTTCGTATCTATATATTGGAATTTTGAACGATTATGATTTGATAGTCAGCAAGTTGATGCGAGGCTCCACAGTTGATTTTGAAGACTGCCTGAACTTGACTGAAGCCCACCAAACAACAATTGATATGAGCAGGCTTATTCGACATTTCTATGACATGATCAGTTATGATGTATCACAAGATCGCTTAAAGCCGAATATCGACCATTTCTTAAGGTTATTACGAAAGAAGGGGCTTTATGACTGA